In Odocoileus virginianus isolate 20LAN1187 ecotype Illinois chromosome 15, Ovbor_1.2, whole genome shotgun sequence, a genomic segment contains:
- the TSNARE1 gene encoding t-SNARE domain-containing protein 1 isoform X7, protein MSYGSIAGSGGLGSRGPFGGPSRQGYQPLECAKCWTEYGIRHFPCPSPESSLQDPCVGEDGDGDLGPAGTPRGLRARKRGPGVAPDGSGTPEPTSLPTGPRKEPAARARGHVASTTRAKKRKPNFCPQETEVLVAKVSKHHQLLFGTGLPRAEPARRYRVWSRILQAVNALGYCRRDLVDLKHKWRDLRAVVRRKLGELPGAAAWPRATPCQALALTPLEQAVAKTFSCQAPPSEGLGPEPCRATQMDPSDLQELFQEASANIVQISSSVTSLEQSLRSLGTPGDTQELRDSLHTLQQDTNRTIAASASTLKQTAELLRGCPQQERLQLDRLKTQLSDAVQRYGVVQKKIAEKSRALLPTAQRGGKQQSPQAAFAELADDKIFNGGDGVWPGHEQALLPEITEEDLEAIRLREEAILQIESDLLDVNQIIKDLACMVSEQGEAIGSSSGKALCGRSSSPEPAVAALLPRPGPHSRTKTRKPNFSPQETEVLVQRVTRHYPLLFGALRGPPARKHRVWSKILQAVNALGYCHRDLGDVKHKWRDLRGVVRRKLAERPRAPAILTPVERMVAETFAAPDTPGEAHAAEPLPNSIEAGLEAASSHTEVASELLAGASRHQLRRRKVKCFLLAAGVTVLLVIVLIVATSVRK, encoded by the exons ATGTCTTATGGATCCATCGCAGGCAGTGGTGGCCTGGGGAGCCGCGGCCCTTTCGGCGGGCCCTCCCGGCAAGGCTATCAGCCCCTAG AGTGCGCAAAGTGTTGGACCGAGTATGGAATCCGCCATttcccctgcccatcaccagagAGCAGCCTGCAGGACCCCTGTGTGGGTGAGGACGGGGACGGTGACCTGGGGCCCGCTGGTACTCCCAGAGGCCTGAGGGCCAGGAAGCGAG GGCCAGGGGTCGCGCCCGACGGCAGTGGGACGCCAGAGCCCACCTCGCTGCCTACTGGCCCGCGGAAGGAGCCGGCTGCGAGGGCCCGTGGCCACGTGGCCAGCACCACCCGGGCCAAGAAGAGGAAGCCCAACTTCTGCCCGCAGGAGACGGAGGTGCTGGTGGCCAAGGTCAGCAAGCACCACCAGCTGCTGTTCGGCACCGGGCTGCCGCGGGCTGAGCCCGCCCGCAGGTACCGCGTGTGGAGCCGCATCCTGCAGGCGGTGAACGCGTTGGGCTACTGCCGCCGCGACCTCGTGGACCTCAAACACAAGTGGCGGGACCTGCGGGCCGTGGTGCGGCGCAAGCTGGGCGAGCTGCCGGGGGCGGCCGCCTGGCCCCGTGCCACCCCGTGTCAGGCCCTGGCCCTCACGCCGCTGGAGCAGGCCGTGGCCAAGACCTTCTCCTGCCAGGCTCCGCCCTCCGAGGGCCTCGGCCCCGAGCCGTGCAGAG CCACCCAGATGGACCCAAGTGACCTCCAGGAGCTGTTCCAAGAGGCGTCGGCCAACATCGTCCAAATCAGCTCCAGCG TGACCTCCTTGGAGCAGAGCCTCCGGTCCTTGGGGACGCCGGGTGACACGCAGGAGCTGCGGGACAGCCT GCACACACTGCAGCAGGACACCAACCGCACGATCGCGGCCAGCGCCAGCACCTTGAAGCAGACGGCCGAGCTCCTGCGGGGCTGCCCCCAG CAGGAGCGTCTTCAGCTAGACCGCCTGAAAACTCAGCTGTCAGATGCCGTCCAGCGCTATGGAGTGGTGCAGAAG aaaattgcagagaagTCCAGAGCGCTGCTTCCCACTGCGCAGAGGGGTGGCAAGCAGCAG AGCCCCCAGGCCGCCTTTGCTGAGCTGGCTGACGATAAGATCTTCAATGGGGGCGATGGTGTGTGGCCGGGCCACGAGCAGGCGCTGCTTCCTGAGATCACCGAGGAGGACCTGGAGGCCATCCGGCTGCGCGAGGAGGCCATCCTGCAGATTGAG AGCGACCTGTTAGATGTGAACCAGATCATCAAGGACTTGGCCTGCATGGTTTCGGAGCAAGGAGAAGCCATTG GGTCCAGCAGTGGCAAGGCCTTGTGCGGGCGCAGCTCCAGCCCCGAGCCGGCTGTGGCAGCCCTGCTGCCCAGGCCGGGCCCCCACTCGCGTACCAAGACACGGAAGCCCAACTTCAGCCCCCAGGAGACAGAGGTGCTGGTGCAGAGGGTGACACGCCACTACCCGCTGCTGTTCGGGGCGCTGCGGGGCCCGCCTGCCCGCAAACACCGGGTGTGGAGCAAGATCCTGCAGGCGGTGAACGCGCTGGGCTATTGCCACCGGGACCTGGGCGACGTGAAGCACAAGTGGCGGGACCTGCGCGGGGTGGTGCGCAGGAAGCTGGCCGAGCGCCCCCGCGCCCCCGCCATCCTCACGCCCGTCGAGCGCATGGTGGCCGAGACCTTCGCGGCCCCGGACACCCCCGGGGAGGCCCATGCCGCTGAGCCCCTCCCAA